In one window of Tellurirhabdus rosea DNA:
- a CDS encoding ABC transporter permease has translation MQTRISPAIDSETAADDVRLTARPSSVNLLNGLIGAAALGVMTFLYFPMGMVVLYSFNPDTVNSFPMRGFSLKWYGIMTQNESLQQALKISLLVAVCGTVVALVIGVTGALAMQQYDFRLKRFFERVMLLPITLPGILTGVAMLSFFPLLGIPISLTAVTIGHTTFLICIVLTQVYARLKRLDPFLEEAAADLGATPVQAFFRVVLPNIRTALIGAALLSFTLSLDEIPVTFFLIARDNTLPIEIYTMMRRGITPEVNAISTVIFALSLLALLLTVRYGERETRPIAGA, from the coding sequence ATGCAAACCAGGATTTCACCGGCAATAGATTCCGAAACGGCGGCGGACGACGTGCGCCTGACGGCTCGGCCGTCTTCGGTCAATCTGCTGAACGGGCTGATCGGCGCGGCGGCGCTGGGGGTAATGACCTTTCTTTACTTTCCGATGGGGATGGTCGTGCTGTATTCGTTCAATCCAGATACGGTCAACTCGTTTCCGATGCGGGGCTTTTCGCTGAAATGGTACGGCATCATGACGCAGAACGAATCCCTGCAGCAGGCGCTGAAAATCAGCTTACTGGTGGCGGTCTGCGGAACGGTCGTGGCGCTGGTGATTGGCGTGACGGGCGCGCTGGCGATGCAGCAATATGACTTCCGGCTGAAACGGTTCTTCGAACGGGTGATGCTACTGCCGATCACGCTGCCGGGCATCCTGACGGGCGTGGCGATGCTGTCGTTTTTTCCGCTGCTGGGCATCCCGATTTCGCTGACCGCCGTGACCATCGGGCACACCACCTTCCTGATCTGCATTGTGCTGACGCAGGTATATGCCCGGCTCAAACGGCTGGACCCTTTTCTGGAAGAAGCCGCCGCCGACCTGGGGGCCACGCCCGTGCAGGCTTTTTTTCGGGTGGTGCTGCCCAATATCCGGACGGCCCTGATCGGCGCGGCGCTGCTGTCGTTCACGCTGTCGCTGGACGAAATTCCGGTGACGTTTTTCCTCATTGCGCGGGACAACACGCTGCCGATTGAAATTTACACGATGATGCGCCGGGGCATTACGCCGGAAGTAAACGCCATTTCGACGGTGATTTTTGCCCTTTCGCTGCTGGCTCTGCTGCTGACGGTGCGGTACGGAGAACGGGAGACGCGGCCGATTGCCGGAGCGTAA
- a CDS encoding aldehyde dehydrogenase family protein, whose translation MDTLEIGTAAADSTPRPQSGPASYAMLINGEWVGASDGGTRTITDPGNGDVLATVPEATAEDVDRAVAAARKAFDEGTWKADDNAQNRAKLLLALAASIRENAARLAELDTRNNGKPLAEAEADVSDSAACFEYYAGLATKVMGETVPVPMNMLSMVVREPVGVAAQIIPWNYPLMMAAWKLAPALAAGCTVVLKPSELTPLSALELGRLITSLDFPPGVVNIVTGAGEVAGAALSAHPDVDKIAFTGGTDTGSLIMQAAARNIKRVTLELGGKNPVVVFADADLTNAAEWVAFAAFANQGEVCSAGSRLLVERSVHDEFVGRVADIARSIKLGHGLAADVRMGPLVSAEHREKVESYIEIGKAEGATLLTGGKRPEGETFAQGNFVEPTIFTDVTPDMKIAREEIFGPVLAVIPFDTEEEAVRLANDTEYGLAAGVFTRDISRGHRVIRQIRAGITWINNYHPTFNELPWGGYKKSGIGRELGKYGIDAYLETKQINVYLDEAPLGWYVS comes from the coding sequence ATGGATACCTTAGAAATTGGCACCGCGGCGGCGGATAGCACTCCCCGCCCGCAATCCGGCCCGGCCTCGTATGCGATGCTCATCAACGGCGAGTGGGTCGGGGCCTCAGACGGCGGCACCCGCACCATCACCGACCCCGGGAACGGCGACGTACTCGCCACGGTCCCCGAAGCCACCGCCGAAGACGTGGACCGGGCCGTGGCCGCCGCCCGGAAAGCGTTCGACGAAGGCACCTGGAAGGCCGACGACAACGCCCAGAACCGGGCAAAACTCCTGCTGGCGCTGGCCGCCTCCATTCGGGAAAACGCCGCCCGCCTGGCCGAACTCGATACCCGCAACAACGGCAAACCGCTGGCCGAAGCCGAAGCCGACGTCAGCGATTCGGCGGCCTGCTTTGAATACTACGCCGGACTGGCTACCAAAGTCATGGGCGAAACCGTGCCCGTGCCGATGAACATGCTGAGTATGGTGGTGCGCGAACCCGTAGGCGTCGCCGCCCAGATCATTCCCTGGAACTACCCGCTCATGATGGCCGCCTGGAAACTGGCTCCGGCCCTGGCGGCGGGCTGTACGGTCGTGCTCAAACCGTCGGAACTGACGCCCCTGAGCGCCCTCGAACTGGGCCGACTCATCACCAGCCTGGATTTTCCGCCGGGGGTCGTCAACATCGTCACCGGCGCTGGCGAGGTGGCCGGGGCGGCGCTGTCGGCCCATCCGGATGTGGACAAGATTGCCTTTACCGGCGGCACCGATACGGGCAGCCTGATTATGCAGGCGGCGGCCCGGAACATCAAGCGGGTCACGCTTGAACTTGGCGGCAAAAATCCGGTTGTCGTTTTTGCCGACGCCGACCTGACTAACGCCGCCGAATGGGTCGCCTTCGCGGCTTTTGCCAACCAGGGCGAAGTCTGCTCGGCGGGCTCGCGGCTGCTGGTCGAACGGTCGGTGCACGACGAATTTGTGGGCCGCGTGGCCGACATTGCCCGGAGCATCAAACTGGGGCACGGTCTTGCGGCCGACGTTCGGATGGGGCCGCTGGTATCAGCCGAGCACCGCGAAAAAGTGGAAAGCTATATCGAAATCGGCAAAGCGGAGGGCGCTACGCTGCTGACCGGTGGCAAACGTCCGGAAGGAGAAACCTTTGCGCAGGGAAATTTCGTGGAGCCGACCATTTTTACCGATGTTACCCCAGACATGAAAATTGCCCGGGAAGAAATCTTCGGACCCGTGCTGGCAGTTATTCCGTTTGATACGGAAGAAGAAGCCGTCAGACTGGCGAATGATACAGAGTATGGGCTGGCCGCGGGCGTCTTTACCAGAGACATCAGCCGGGGGCACCGCGTCATCCGGCAAATCCGGGCGGGCATTACCTGGATCAATAACTACCATCCGACGTTCAACGAACTGCCCTGGGGCGGTTACAAGAAAAGCGGCATCGGTCGGGAGCTAGGCAAGTACGGCATCGACGCCTATCTGGAAACGAAACAAATCAATGTGTATCTCGACGAAGCCCCGCTGGGGTGGTACGTCAGCTGA
- a CDS encoding ABC transporter ATP-binding protein, whose translation MNATNPTVSTVLPPGPPADYLVRLERIEKSFGSNRVIPSLDLAIHRGEFLTLLGPSGCGKTTLLRMIAGFEAPTAGRVLLDGEDITDRPPYRRNVNTVFQNYALFPHLSVFDNVAFGLKQKGLGKTEIAGLVRQGLAMVRMETFETRKPKELSGGQQQRIALARAIVNRPKVLLLDEPLAALDLKLRKQMQQELKNLHQQLGITFVFVTHDQEEALTMSDRIAVMNRGVIEQLDDPQTVYDHPRTRFVADFIGENNTLSGDFDGRHLRKGSVPVPVAEAAVVPPGKAFLFIRPEHVLIHRQRPADGFALPARLTGRTFLGHQWKIHCELTETGDKVDVSVRPDAVGALEDCSEVFLNWPVEKATLAEE comes from the coding sequence ATGAACGCAACCAATCCAACCGTTTCAACGGTTTTGCCTCCCGGCCCGCCCGCGGACTACCTGGTCCGGCTGGAGCGCATTGAAAAATCATTCGGTTCCAACCGGGTGATTCCTTCACTCGATCTGGCGATTCACCGGGGCGAATTCCTGACGCTGCTCGGCCCGAGCGGCTGCGGGAAAACCACGCTGCTGCGGATGATTGCGGGCTTCGAAGCGCCTACGGCCGGGCGGGTGCTGCTCGATGGCGAGGACATCACGGACCGGCCGCCCTACCGTCGGAACGTCAATACCGTTTTTCAGAACTACGCCCTTTTTCCGCATCTGAGCGTCTTCGACAACGTCGCCTTTGGTCTGAAACAGAAAGGGTTGGGCAAAACGGAGATTGCCGGGCTGGTCCGGCAGGGACTGGCAATGGTGCGCATGGAAACCTTCGAAACCCGCAAACCGAAGGAACTCTCCGGCGGGCAGCAGCAGCGGATTGCCCTGGCCCGCGCCATCGTAAACCGGCCTAAAGTCCTGCTGCTGGACGAGCCGCTGGCCGCCCTCGACCTGAAACTGCGAAAGCAGATGCAGCAGGAACTGAAAAACCTGCACCAGCAGTTGGGCATCACGTTCGTCTTTGTCACCCACGACCAGGAGGAGGCGCTGACCATGTCGGACCGGATTGCGGTCATGAACCGGGGCGTCATCGAACAGCTGGACGACCCGCAAACGGTGTACGATCATCCCCGAACGCGCTTTGTGGCCGATTTTATCGGCGAAAACAACACGCTCTCCGGCGACTTCGACGGCCGGCATCTGCGAAAAGGGTCGGTGCCCGTTCCGGTGGCGGAGGCGGCAGTCGTCCCGCCCGGAAAAGCCTTCCTCTTTATCCGTCCGGAGCACGTTCTGATTCATCGACAGCGGCCCGCCGACGGATTTGCCCTGCCCGCCCGGCTGACCGGCCGGACGTTTCTGGGCCATCAGTGGAAAATCCACTGCGAACTGACCGAAACCGGGGATAAGGTAGATGTTTCCGTTCGGCCCGACGCCGTTGGAGCACTGGAAGACTGTTCGGAGGTCTTTTTAAACTGGCCCGTCGAAAAAGCGACCCTGGCGGAAGAATAG
- a CDS encoding NAD-dependent succinate-semialdehyde dehydrogenase, which produces MKQFKSINPFTLDVIQEFTEETPPQIETKLAQAVTAQSHWRELSFADRGQFFKNLGAYLRTHKDELADLITAEMGKIRAESLGEIDKCAGQCDYYAEQAERLLQPEDIPTDAQRSRVVYEPVGVVLAVMPWNFPFWQVFRYSVPALMAGNVTLLKHAPNVFGCALAIEKAYRAAGFPEGIFQALIADTDAVERLLADDRVGMVTLTGSERAGSSVAALAGKNIKKSVLELGGSDPLIVLADADLDKAAEAAVQSRMMNAGQVCIAAKRFLVEKAVKPAFTEKVKALIAGLQQGDPTAAEVKMGPLARLDLAENLEKQLQTALSEGATLLVGGKRRDCNFEPTLLDNVGPDSVVFREETFGPIAAITEVADEEEAIRLANQSRYGLSAAIWTGDIARAERLSRRLEAGSVFINAVVRSDSRLPIGGVKKSGYGRELSEAGIKDFCTTKTVFVG; this is translated from the coding sequence ATGAAGCAATTTAAAAGCATCAATCCTTTTACGCTCGACGTTATTCAGGAATTTACCGAGGAGACGCCGCCGCAGATCGAAACCAAACTGGCGCAGGCGGTTACGGCCCAGAGCCACTGGCGGGAGCTGTCGTTTGCCGACCGGGGCCAGTTCTTCAAAAATCTGGGCGCGTATCTGCGCACGCACAAGGACGAACTCGCCGACCTCATTACCGCCGAAATGGGCAAAATCCGGGCAGAATCGCTGGGAGAAATCGACAAATGCGCCGGTCAGTGCGATTACTACGCCGAGCAGGCCGAGCGATTGCTACAGCCCGAGGATATTCCGACCGATGCCCAGCGGAGCCGGGTCGTGTACGAACCGGTCGGGGTGGTGCTGGCCGTCATGCCCTGGAATTTTCCGTTCTGGCAGGTGTTCCGATACTCGGTGCCGGCGCTGATGGCCGGAAATGTCACCCTGCTGAAACACGCGCCGAACGTGTTTGGCTGCGCGCTGGCGATCGAAAAAGCCTACCGGGCGGCGGGCTTCCCCGAAGGCATTTTTCAGGCGCTCATCGCGGACACCGACGCCGTCGAACGGCTGCTCGCTGACGACCGGGTAGGCATGGTGACGCTCACCGGCAGCGAACGGGCCGGTTCGTCGGTGGCGGCATTGGCCGGAAAAAATATCAAAAAATCGGTGCTGGAACTGGGCGGCAGCGACCCGCTGATTGTGCTGGCCGACGCTGATCTGGACAAGGCCGCGGAGGCCGCCGTACAGTCCCGGATGATGAATGCGGGCCAGGTCTGCATTGCCGCCAAGCGGTTTCTGGTGGAAAAAGCGGTCAAACCGGCCTTCACCGAAAAAGTGAAAGCCCTGATCGCCGGGCTGCAACAGGGCGACCCGACGGCGGCGGAGGTCAAAATGGGGCCGCTGGCCCGGTTGGATCTGGCCGAAAATCTGGAAAAACAGTTGCAAACGGCCCTGTCGGAAGGCGCCACGCTGCTGGTGGGGGGCAAACGGCGGGATTGCAATTTCGAGCCAACGCTGCTGGACAATGTGGGGCCGGATTCGGTGGTGTTTCGGGAAGAAACCTTCGGGCCGATTGCCGCCATCACCGAGGTCGCGGACGAAGAGGAGGCTATCCGGCTTGCCAACCAGTCGCGCTACGGCCTCAGCGCCGCCATCTGGACTGGCGACATTGCCCGCGCCGAACGCCTGAGCCGCCGGCTCGAAGCAGGCAGTGTGTTCATCAACGCTGTCGTTCGTTCGGATTCCCGTCTGCCAATTGGCGGGGTGAAAAAATCGGGCTATGGGCGGGAATTGTCGGAGGCCGGAATCAAGGATTTCTGCACCACCAAAACCGTGTTCGTAGGCTAA